The DNA region ACAGAACACGTGACCCATGGTTCCTTACTGTACCTTCTTTCGAGAAGTTGCATCAGGATACGAATCTCGTTTTTCGTCATATCTCTAAACTCGTTTGTTTTCAACAAGCAAACGTCGGATCGTGAGTGATTGCCTTTCTGAACGTATTTTTCCAAATCATGGATGCTGTACCTCTTGTTCAAATAGTTCATTTCCGGTATTTCATAAACGCGTAGAGACTGCTTTCCATCATTGTTTCCGTTGTTGCCGTTGTTGCCATTGTTGCCGTTATTTCCATTGTTTCCCCCATTGTTTGTGTTATTTGTTGTTGTACTATTGGTTATAGTGCTGTTGACTAATGCTATGAGACTAGTTACGACTCCACTAACTAGTCCGGAAATTATACCACTTAAAATACTGCCCAACAATAGTCCGACCAAAATGATCGGCAACAATGCCAAAAACGCTCCCTtacactttttgcctttcttgaaatgttttttgtaaattttgggcTTGGAGAGAAACTTCGCCAGTAGTGAACTGAGTATGGCCATTTTGCCCGccacaagcattttaaaaatgatgaatAACTTCATGGGAATCACAATAAACGGAAGCAGTACGGCCGGTAACAGAAGCCACAGTAGTATTTTTAGAACTCCGAAACTGACGTATTTGAGCATTCCTGATGCTTTGGGTATTATCACTCGTTCCTTTTCTGCTGTAGTCGGTAAAGAATCATAGCCACTGTAAAAAGcacaatttgttaaaaaaaatcaactggttttttttttgtctaaatcACTCACTAATCTTTATCGTAAAATTCGGGATATTGCAATCTTGTCAGGTATAACTCTCTCTCGAGGCTGCTGTCAAAATCTTCATATTCATAATCTCTGCGCGATGGTAAACGATCTCGTTCCAAATATCTCCTGGCAGCGACTGTTGATATCAAAATAAGCAGTAATACGTACTGTATTGATTTTTTACACGAAATGCACAACAAGTTCATTGTATCTGAGCAAATTCTCGTTGAAGACTGAAATCTTGCATCATTTCAGTAATCTTTTTTATACTGCATCGTTTGAGAAAGATCTCAGTATGAGTGCTTCAGACAAACATAATTATCCTAATTAGCCGAATTTTATAGAACTCGCTGGGTTATACCTGCTGCTTGATCAATTTTCCACACGTGTGGGATGGATTGAAGCACAAAAACAATGTGAAAAGTGGAATGTGGGAGAAGAGAGGCTGTCCATTTACGTACTATCCCGTTAATTTCAGAATCGGAAGCATCAAAGATTGCCCCAGACTCGCGcattgtttgttttcaaaaataagcatgactagtgaaaaatctgaaaaacgaAAACTGACTCTAGATAGAATGTGGATTTGGTGTGATTCTCAACCTTAATATTCCTAATGGGATTTCACCTGACCGGATAAAATACTCTCACACACACCTAGTTATTCTAAACCAAAATCCACATCACTCTGACCGGAAAAGCTCGTTACATGGCTTGTTTCGTCGCACATCCTTCTATAAGCAGGTGCCTAAAGTGTGAAAATGggtgaaataaataaaaccccCCAACTCAGCTTGTGTCCTCCCTGCAAAAGCTTTCTAAACCAAGCAACATGCTGCTACCACGCCAGTCGGGTCGACCATCCGGCGATGTTTTTCGGAATATTTATTTagtaattaataaaataattaatttcatATCCACAGCATCCCAGGCGTAGCCACGCTCAACGCACTCACACACAGGAAGTGGCTGATGCCGAAAGCAGGAAGTGGGTGGAGTGGGCGGAAAATCTGGTCGAGAACAAAGAGATTTCGTCCACCGCTGCTGACCAGAGAGCTTGGATGGGTCGGTCGGTGGGAGGTTTGGAGTGATTGTGATAATGTTATCATGTcaacaggggcgccgactctgggggggcacggtactttttgcccccccctaaaatttggctgaGGGGGCAGcgcatacattgtgccccccccagaaattttggaagaaaaatatttttatttcaaatgtaaaaaaacacagaaataattgaaaatagtatcttaaacttaaatggaacattgtttgtacacacggatagaattcttgtaagcgaatccgtaaaatagctcaaaaacatttgttgttttcgaaatcgctgaaatttttcgaacaaaatcgtttacaattttctggatttagatgcatttttttttctaaatcgacaacgttttatctataccactgtgctctctaggaaaatcagttatctagtacaagagcacagaggcatcggtatatgatttgagagatgtcgtcaacataaattttacggatttgctcataagatttgtatctgtgcatgttgtttcaaaaacaaaaccaatgtactTTTTCCATAGCACCTTATCTACAATCACCaagttttcaaacgcaacattctgcgatttgccattgtagatcaggatttagcgaatataaactgaaacacttttcaaaatggtcatttgatgactgctttacatttacaaaaatgctgaggaattcaatattttttagtaattttagaaaggatttgaaaagatttcaaatacatttgttaaccgttctataccaattttagctgaaaaatacaattgtttcaaaaagtaaatttttggaAACTAGAACACCGATTTACTGAGAAGCTgacaaattaaaacataatcTGAGACAATTCCACATTATAATCATAAAACACAAGTGTATTGCTTTCTGCAATTcatgatcgatttaaaaaaataaaaaggctatagaaattttaactgcatcctcaaaaatatatcaaaaatcaggGAGTAGAAAATAATACTTAAAAATGgaatattaaattcttaaattcttaaatccctaaattcttaaatctttatattcttaaattattaaatccttaaattcttaaattcttaaattcttaaattcttaaattcttaaattcttaaattcttaaattcttaaattcttaaattcttaaattcttaaattcttaaattcttaaattcttaaattcttaaattcttaaattcttaaattcttaaattcttaaattcttaaattcttaaattcttaaattcttaaattcttaaattcttaaattcttaaattcttaaatttaaattcttaaattcttaaattcttaaattcttaaattcttaaattcttaaattcttaaattcttaaattcttaaattcttaaatttttaaattcttaaattcttaaattcttaaattcttaaattcttaaattcttaaattcttaaatttttaattcataaattctcttcttttgaaattttcgatttttttaaacattgaattttattgttatttctaaatttctgattgtttaaatttctgcttttgatttcttaacattttcaagTCATGAGTTTTTGTAaccctagatttttttttctttattattttttttctctttttatgcgatgcgttacgtttttttaatttgtaaatttctctggaacgacgcaacatttttgcaatcttttaaaagcaatttgtaggttgaaGGTTCAGATCTAAAAAACGCCTTTGAagctttcgaaaataaaaagaggtttctctgtatttttttttaattttggaatattgaatttggtgtatctgtttttttctaaattgcagatttgaaaaatggatatttttttaaatgtgtatttgtattctcaaatttctgaagttctaaatttttgcatttaacttttgtttttatttttagaatatttgtattgttgaatttctaaatatctgattatttttattattgactgttacttctagaAAATAACTACGAATATGACAATGAGAAtgaattcgccttccaaacatatgaaaaattcctccaattaacattctcaatcacgttttaataaattatatatttcttaaaaaatggattccggatgaaaaaaatccgtatcacatcgtaatatttttttttaattcgtgatatacaagaaACATAAAGATCTAATCGCCACTCTTACCTAttgatttcggaaaacaaccgtgcccccccaacattttggactagtcggcgcccctgcaTGTCAACCTTCTGTGCTTGAATTATTTGCGACGGTCAGTTGATGGTGATTTTCGCCTGGCGCCCCCGAGGGGCTCAATGAAATGGGGAGCGGGGGTGGTGGTGAGATTTAATGATGTTGCTGGCGTTGTGGCATTTCGGAGTGAGGGCAGGTAGTGCAGGTTGGCCATTTGATTACACGTTATACATTTATTGCACGCTGGAATGTGGGCCAGGTCAGGGGCGGGTGGAGACACGAGGCTCAAATCCCACAGCGCGGATCAATGATGCATACATGATGCTGGGACTGCTGGACGTGGGCTGAGGGGGAGAACAGAATGAGCATCGGTTGATGGACGACAGGCCGGAACCCACCACCGTGACGCGACCCACTCCACCTGCCCGCCACCGAACCGGTGGGAGTTTTGGAATATTAAAAATCGCTGAAATGTTGTGGTATTTGTGTCAATATGTTGTAACGATAATTTATTGCAATCAATAATTATCTGGCTTGATGGCGACGCCGCATTTGGCCGAGCTGTCGAGACCGAGCGTCGGTTTAATTCGTCCGGTGTTTAATCGGCTGTGGAATCATTGTTGTGAATTGAAACTATTTTCGCGGtcctaaaataaattccctATTTTGAAAGTGTAGCGGTGAATGTTACTTTtctaaacaaatatttcaaatcttgattttaaatcagAATTTCAGTTTCTGTTGTAGAGGTTTTTGATAAGCTAATCTTTTATagagattcgaaaagtaaatgGTACCGAGAAAACGCATAATAGTGTACGTCGACAAATTTTCTTCAATGCGAATTTGTGTTGTAGAAGATGCATTGGAAAATCTTTAATTAATTGGTGTGAATATTCTCACTTTTTTCCTAAAATgagaaaaaacacgtttttcgaattttctgatcatcccataaatattagtttatgcaacaagttggagACGGTGCATTATATCAAATTTTAAGTAAAccttcttttcgattgcaaatttgatttcaaatctttaaaaaaattggaacattctttcgaaattttcaacgtttttcaaaaatcatgattttctttcgaaaatatggcaacactgtcaaatgaACTTTGTTGCAATAGCCCAATAGGTTTTCACATATCAaagattcaaattttcaaaactgggtATTCTGTGCAATTGAATTTTTCgttattaggctggtacaaatatttttaaaagtttttgtcacccccttcaaaattggcccgaaaaatcagggggcaaaaaaaaatttacaataaacttcaaaatttcaatcaaaattcaagtgcaaccaactgaaatcatattaaaatacattctcctgtgtttaaaatcatttttagcatgtttgggtttattaaaaaatcttaagattttttgaaaattttcgatgtaaaatcttttttttcgatacaatttttgtttttgtcagatcttagattttttgaaaactaatgattgcaaaacaacttaactagtgtaaaatgcattttaaaacacttttttcattaaaatgtgaagactatggcttgttatttaaatttttatattttttttatttttttgcccccccccttgacctcggccagggccgagggacaaaaactttttttaatatttgcatcggccttaaattTTACGTGtgaaaaatccaatttaaaaaaaatctttttagagTGCAACTATTTTTGTCGGGAAAGTTCTAAGctctaaaattaaacaattttattgaaaaaacttgtaaaatcgattttaaaccATTATAACCAGAATACATATTATAACGcacttttaaaaaatagcaactttttaatatttttggtagggcgtccaaatttttcaggttttgaatttcccgggaaacgggtaaaatatttttggaatcccgggaattcccggcatcccaggatttttttgaaacagtcataaaatctatgttttcattagatttgttatgttttcaagtataaaatcatagaataagCTCAATCattttaattggtgataatctacacttcgaTCTTAACAAGaacgacagtttttaaatagcttaaacgaaattgaaacaagttttttgtttgttgttgtactttggattttaaaagaaCTTCAATGTGTTGAATGACATCACATCACATTAAATAAAcattaataaatatatttattttttatatggcaTGATTTGAAgagcttgaacttttttttttgaaaatatctttaaaaaacaagaggcgacaacaaataaaaatttagattagGTAAGTTACgagtttcatgttttatataataaaagtttatgcaacaagtggcaaaaagaaggttttttcagcacgagtcgtacttaTCGGATAAATCTcgattacttttttcaaaatgtcctatGTACAAAGGAAACTCTTGGcgcatttgttgttttgaaaaaaatatatctagaAATACGACAAGTGTTGGAAGAAAGAAGTTTTACAACAAGTTGATtacaacattttgtttttttgttactagtcctgaaaagttcaactttcacaaaaaacttttgcaaaaaatacattttacaaattatctttaagttactaccgccaactagGAAAGAAAACAGGAATACAGTCTGAATAAGTTAAgacattttaaagcaatatatttaaaaatcgatgtgctgtgaaattgttttgttctgttcctgttttaaccaaagtcattcaaaacatcatgcaaaaaaaattggctTAATAGCTGTCTTAATTCTTTTCCTGTCCTTATTTGCCCCAAATGccagtgtttgatgaaaaataatttggtttaattttttttccaaatttaaaatcataaatatacgtTGATATctcaatcttttaaaaatatgtaaaatcagATAGGAAATATTTTAAGCGCAAAGCCTTTTTGCAGATcggtaaactaaaatttaaacagtTTTCTCTAATACACCAAATTTATTCTGATATATGCTGATTACCAAttataatgctttaaaattattatcgatTATGAGGAATTCAACTATTCATCTATTTCCGCAACCAagtctgaatttccagaccaaaatttgttttttctttatttcgggaattcccgggacaaattacaaaaaaatcccgggattcgggaattcctggttttggaaaaatcccgggaattttgtcccgggaattcccgggatggacgcactattttTTGGGAATACAGATCAGTAAAAAACAtaatcataaattcattgatattttcacattttcgaTAGAAGCATAACTGTAATGTATGTTAATCATTTAAGacactttttgttttaaaatttcgaaaatttacttaacgtttgttttttttttgcattttggatgctTTTAATAATCGTTTTCATCATTGTTcgtcttaaattttgaattggatagctttttaaattttgttcaaatttacgaagaaaaagaagagaagaaataagttttttttgttcaattcacAGAAGATGTCAGCAACTTAACAGATGAAATCAGCACTTGAGAGTTATGTCGTTGAAGTTTCTACAATCAAGAGCTGATAACTTGTTGACATGTTGCGCTTACCCCTTCAACCAAAGTGACTTTAAATCATATGTTAGTCGCGTGTACTTTGCATTGTCTTTCCCCGCCTAGGTTAACTGGACATAGCAGCTCCAGGTGGGGGCCTGCACGTTGTGCGCGGTCAACTTATTTCCGCAGTGGTTCCCTCCCCAAAATAGCGAAAATACGATGACCGCGCGCCGTCGGGTATTTCCTCTATCGCATAAATGCATAGCTAATGAAGGTGTTGGCTGCGGGGTAACACTCTTTATTCtagttaaatacttaaaaatgaaGCAACAACCCGTAATGGCCGCAATCGCGGACAGGGCCCGTAACTGTGGTTGCGTTGTTGTAAATCGCGTCACAATGATTCGACGGAATTTTCGTACACCACTTCCCGGCAATACAGGAGCAGCGATTGTCCAGTTTCAAACGTGGGCTGACACGGGACGGAAGCTCGAGCTGCATCGGTGCAGAGTACTTGGTCGTCGCTGAGAAGGTTGAAATTCAGGGCTCGTCAGGATGTTGGTGCTACGATACTTGGCTTCCTTTTACAACTATGTAAACTACGAAGTTAGTGGTAAATATCGAGGGGGGTTGGGGAATTTGTGGTGCAAGTGGAGGGTTGTTAGTAACGGATTTTCCTCGCAGATCCACGCGTCAACCAATGGCTTCTGATGGAAACGCCATGGCCGGGGTTTGCAATTTTGGGGTTGTACCTGATGTTTGTGCTGAAGTGGGGTCCCAAATGGATGGAAAACCGGAAACccataaaaattgacaacttCATCAAGGTGTACAACTTGGCGCaggtgtttgtgtgtttttttctgtttatcgAGGTAAGAGCAAGAGTTTGTAATGTGTAGTTACGAAAAGTTCAGTGATCGATTCCTTCAAAGGGATGGCGGTTGGGATACCTGCGAGGCTACAGTTTTCTCTGTCAACCGGTGGACTATTCGGATGATGAGGTGCCCCTCAAGATAGCTCGTCGTTGTCACATCTACTTCCTGGTAAAAGTGTTGGACCTGATGGATACGGTGTTCTTCGTGTTGCGGAAAAAGCAGAACCAAGTCAGTTTTCTACATGTTTACCACCACACCGGTATGGTTATGCTGACTTGGAGTGGCGTCAAATGGTTCGCAGGTGAGATTCTCCTAACTGAGAttagtttttgaagttttacttAAATGTGCTGTGAATACTTTCAGGTGGTCATGGAGTGTTCATGGGCTTCCTCAACAGTTTTATCCACGTTGTCATGTACTTTTACTACTTCCTCACATCGGTTAGCGACAAGTACAAAGGAAACGTTTGGTGGAAGAAGCACATCACTCAGCTGCAAATTGTGAGTGAAATCTGTCGATATTCAAAACAATCCAATCTGACCCAAATTCCTTTATCCGCAGATTCAATTCGGGCTAATCTTCCTGCAGTGGTTCGTTCTGGTGTTCCAACCCAACTGTGCGTTCCCCAAGTGGCCACTGTTTGTGCTGTTGCCCCAGAACTTGTTCATGTTCATGCTTTTCCTCGACTTTTACTACCATGCTTACATCAAGAAGCCAAAGCCAGCCCAGCCAAAACCGGTGACCCCAAGTGTCGAGGAGAGCGTCCCAGTTCTCAAGTCAAAGATCAACATCCACACCGATTGATCGCTTCATTCTTGGACGGCGGAACCTTCTGTACACTTCCTGTCCATCTGCCCGTAGTTGCTAAGGCTGATTAACATTACTTCGTTTAGACTAATTTATTGTAAAGTTCTGCTTTCTTCAGCCCACAGTCAATGACCATATCAAGTAGAAAGCCACATTGCTGCTTCGCGTTCAATTCGTCAGTGACCTTTAGTGTAATAAATAATTATAACAGTTTCCACATTGACGTGTGCGTGTTACTTTGCAATTCTAATGGGAGGGGCTGAGGTAACGTATCCGTTGCATCGGAATTGTGTTGGCCGAAATGCAAATTCTTGCGTCGATTGAGTTTGTCTTGTTGATTAATCAAAGTGTATTCATTCTGTAGCTTTTTCTACTCTATCACAagtttgaaattctcaatatcaTAGGAAATGTGTCCACCATACATGAGGATTattaaatcatttgaatttgTCAAAAATTTCAGCACAATAGCCTGGCCAGATTTTTGACAAATGACACAGGAGGCTCGAAGATCGATGAACTCTCGAGTGGCAAGCAGGCGTTGCCAACTATGTGATCCCCCTCCACTATCCCCTTTTCCCTCCAACATATCAAAGCCATTAACAATGTGACTATTTGGACATGTGTTTGATATTCCGTGGGTTTCTTTGATCGCCACTTTTGGCCGACTGGCTGCGGTCACACTCTCGACGGTCGTTCGCAG from Culex quinquefasciatus strain JHB chromosome 3, VPISU_Cqui_1.0_pri_paternal, whole genome shotgun sequence includes:
- the LOC119770151 gene encoding uncharacterized protein LOC119770151, whose amino-acid sequence is MRESGAIFDASDSEINGIVRKWTASLLPHSTFHIVFVLQSIPHVWKIDQAAVAARRYLERDRLPSRRDYEYEDFDSSLERELYLTRLQYPEFYDKDYGYDSLPTTAEKERVIIPKASGMLKYVSFGVLKILLWLLLPAVLLPFIVIPMKLFIIFKMLVAGKMAILSSLLAKFLSKPKIYKKHFKKGKKCKGAFLALLPIILVGLLLGSILSGIISGLVSGVVTSLIALVNSTITNSTTTNNTNNGGNNGNNGNNGNNGNNGNNDGKQSLRVYEIPEMNYLNKRYSIHDLEKYVQKGNHSRSDVCLLKTNEFRDMTKNEIRILMQLLERRYSKEPWVTCSVRE
- the LOC6032855 gene encoding elongation of very long chain fatty acids protein 7; translated protein: MLVLRYLASFYNYVNYEVSDPRVNQWLLMETPWPGFAILGLYLMFVLKWGPKWMENRKPIKIDNFIKVYNLAQVFVCFFLFIEGWRLGYLRGYSFLCQPVDYSDDEVPLKIARRCHIYFLVKVLDLMDTVFFVLRKKQNQVSFLHVYHHTGMVMLTWSGVKWFAGGHGVFMGFLNSFIHVVMYFYYFLTSVSDKYKGNVWWKKHITQLQIIQFGLIFLQWFVLVFQPNCAFPKWPLFVLLPQNLFMFMLFLDFYYHAYIKKPKPAQPKPVTPSVEESVPVLKSKINIHTD